A region from the Nymphalis io chromosome 9, ilAglIoxx1.1, whole genome shotgun sequence genome encodes:
- the LOC126770802 gene encoding uridine 5'-monophosphate synthase, protein MGIDNKLEELAISLYKIDAVKFGEFMTKSGIKTPVYFDLRVIVSYPDVMDLISVLLYEFALKDKKCDHVCGVPYTALPIATLISVKTKTPMLMRRKEAKSYGTKKVIEGHYKQGDSCLIIEDVVTSGSSVLETVTDLRKEGLKAEEVIVILDREQGGKQNLAVNNVQMKSLFTMTELIDILVKKNKITEERGKDVINYLKNVQAPQSAPEFERILLSYEKRSELATNAIAKQLFTIMATKKTNLCLSVDLTSSTKILDLLEKVGEHVCLVKTHIDIIEDYTSDFIVRLKQLAQTFNFLILEDRKYADIGNTVSLQHSKGLYKVGEWADCVTAHSLPGEGILKALNNSSGLSRGVFLLAEMSSEGNLITTDYTETTVKMSSKYPELITGFVCQKKDTFKDPGLIQLTPGVQLESSKDELGQVYNTPEKVILENGADIIVVGRGIVAAKSPVSQAILYKDTLWKCYMKRVSGKME, encoded by the exons atgggTATCGATAATAAATTGGAGGAACTGGCCATtagcttatataaaatagatgcaGTAAAATTTGGCGAATTCATGACTAAAAGTGGAATAAAAACGCCAGTTTACTTCGACTTAAGGGTCATTGTAAGCTATCCCGATGTAAtg gatcTGATATCTGTTTTACTGTACGAATTTGCACTGAAAGATAAGAAATGTGATCATGTTTGTGGAGTTCCTTACACAGCTTTACCAATTGCAACCCTGATTAGTGTTAAAACCAAGACACCTATGTTAATGAGACGGAAAGAGGCAAAGTCTTATGGGACAAAGAAGGTTATAGAAGGTCACTACAAGCAAGGTGATTCTTGCCTTATTATTGAAGATGTTGTTACCTCTGGTTCAAGTGTACTAGAGACTGTTACTGATTTAAGAAAGGAAGGCTTAAAGGCAGAGGAAGTAATTGTAATCCTTGATAGGGAACAAGGTGGAAAGCAAAACTTGGCTGTTAATAATGTTCAAATGAAGTCTTTGTTTACTATGACTGAATTAATTGATATActagtaaagaaaaataaaataactgaagAAAGGGGTAAAGATgtgataaattacttaaaaaatgttCAAGCTCCACAATCag CTCCTGAATTTGAAAGAATATTACTTTCCTATGAAAAACGATCAGAGTTAGCCACAAATGCCATTGCCAAGCAATTATTCACCATAATGGCTACTAAAAAAACCAACCTATGTTTATCTGTTGACCTTACTTCCTCTACAAAGATCCTTGATCTCCTAGAGAAAGTTGGTGAACATGTGTGCTTAGTCAAGACACATATTGACATAATAGAAGACTATACTAGTGATTTTATAGTACGATTGAAGCAATTGGcacaaacatttaatttcttaattttggAAGATAGAAAATATGCTGATATTGGTAACACTGTATCATTGCAACATTCCAAAGGACTATATAAAGTCGGAGAATGGGCAGATTGTGTAACAGCACATTCACTGCCCGGTGAAGGTATCTTGAAGGCTCTTAATAATAGTAGTGGTTTAAGTCGAGGTGTTTTCTTATTAGCTGAGATGAGTAGTGAG GGCAACCTTATTACAACAGATTATACCGAAACAACAGTGAAAATGTCATCTAAATACCCTGAACTAATCACAGGATTTGTCTGTCAGAAAAAGGATACATTTAAGGATCCAGGATTGATTCAACTCACACCTGGTGTACAGTTAGAAAGCTCTAAGGATGAACTTGGACAAGTTTATAACACACCAGAGAAAGTAATTCTTGAAAATGGTGCAGATATTATTGTTGTTGGGCGGGGTATTGTAGCTGCTAAGAGCCCAGTTTCTCAGGCAATTCTATACAAAGATACCCTATGGAAGTGTTATATGAAAAGGGTTTCTGGTAAAATGGAATAA
- the LOC126770859 gene encoding cuticle protein 7-like, which yields MYAKLFMLCCACALAAAAPGIYDIGYASPAVSHSYAAPVAVAAPVYKTVAAPVVHAEPIDPNPAYSYAYGVADPHTGDHKDAQETLQNGVVHGSYSLVEPDGHLRKVTYTADKVNGFNAVVERTGGTHAAPVAAHVAVAPAHVAVAAPVAKYALPAIGHPWR from the exons ATGTACGCCaag TTATTTATGTTATGCTGCGCGTGCGCGTTGGCGGCTGCGGCGCCGGGTATCTACGACATCGGCTACGCGTCGCCGGCGGTCTCGCACTCTTACGCTGCGCCCGTGGCTGTTGCCGCACCAGTTTACAAGACTGTCGCTGCCCCC GTCGTACACGCGGAACCTATAGATCCGAATCCAGCATACAGCTACGCGTACGGTGTTGCTGACCCCCACACCGGCGACCACAAGGACGCACAGGAGACTTTACAGAATGGTGTGGTCCACGGATCTTACAGCCTGGTAGAGCCAGACGGACACCTCAGGAAGGTCACTTACACAGCCGATAAAGTCAATGGTTTCAATGCTGTCGTTGAGAGGACTGGTGGTACTCACGCG GCGCCAGTCGCGGCCCACGTAGCTGTAGCGCCAGCACACGTCGCTGTCGCCGCACCGGTCGCCAAGTACGCGCTCCCTGCAATCGGCCACCCCTGGCGCTAG
- the LOC126770869 gene encoding WD repeat-containing protein 81, whose translation MDEISKELDINKKDIFTTASPNLFAVVVHNSWLTWFKNAEVSNCVEKELGLTLQPGESVPYPWRKIFIRVLSKKVSKVLPLPRYKLNENIVETPLTFAQLLQYVSQSNQRNLWKESYKKYCQNNESIKDSTIVSLLEHDQLVAEVILRLYGCHIIRVRSAGKFTYYKESTSKHVLKSYETHANLLAAMFVLETNNNYFIVYRGHYENNLLDCLNFSPNLVDKTYARGLFIVYQLLSVSKALSDRGLSLGTLKLQDIYMSEDLWLQIIPPITNNIHCIDPALICEQNRNRHTSCQSTQLNSENTQKKEEEWCWRSDAVQLEKLCMLWVRGRISNLDYLLHLNVLAGRSANDPQAHFMVPWVTDFSSRCGRNWRDLSKSKYRLNKGDRQLDMTYDVLSCNGQIPHHVTDALSDITCYVYLARRTPKDTLCKYVRNKWVPAEYPASIQRMQEWTPDECIPEFYTDPTVFKSMHEDLPDLGIPSWATCVEDFITKHREALESTHVSENLHHWIDITFGYKMSGSAAVKAKNVCLSLVDGSTRTRRGAAVQLLGAPHPPRRLRAPPPAPPRLRWTAPRDAKKSVRDSSDEVSDDEEESSSLPQHVSRLTVPVQRVRRHKSASRARSLCKGQEEDISNSENRASSHSRHYRVQRSELGKDIIYLPKEFNPAASIQALEALDNFHTKCFFSKAEDKDKQKDSVTKNPYPVPQETKENGHPSSSREALEETAFTNHMFLASYNQGYLKKFSHDNLEIRKERKNRMFNTRDTTDAAVFKQFVTESRRQDMLVIGCLIVEIFLHTYMRPLRLSNENFLERYKSCRTILKYNFNSMPKCVSYVASLLLNVEPPSLSLKNEITLSREEPTKNIIVTDKGLPPPTLSQLLQPLLMQHLIPFPQSFSVLYSLISTIHEYELTNNELQILYTYECDGSQCEIYQNIDKTKLYFTQKIAEGKIQACINHLGILLNQVTNDNQFNVLDIFLQYYIQMLENKETSVLAAWHLFDVISKALGPSETNKKLLRHILNLYEDDEYVYDKSDQHKLTDVDAITSSSLASKQKYVKLYHHIFLLQLMVRLGLQCFLDNFTQHLVEAVGGYKDTVSTESGSPGHLCHNRATLSKKPRYSDDNLKNALINTSDMFSPDTSYGSEHVVTPNIDKSISDVNDVTKEKDHDSRSENELFHFENDKDRNPSRNSRSKSPTGSLDSNNKDSNLIPSPSPTAEYISPGNSRFFTNISSTNSKESSAITDENQDTTSDSNKILPSPTIEIPRPMFTSYLHFAEDDQKSDSVESTNEPLLRHIKSLDFTRNVANKVVNISLGNEEDNERDDKNNTDYKISDMSSESLIWLSHRLGPVLTCRYITRNLLKMLTLCYIGKENLAPWDGDEKDEFDEISIVNSKVVGDRNAMKVIKCLTSIVAMYGEHLIIFQYLPHMGELIASCRRRLSTPLEGGVVACLQLIKYLLPFISDVKVMEQLQDTFLKSILQPALRLASTARCAYPSGARARGALCRKLLGALHAVALRVGPEMTRRHLCVPALQRFFLAFDKASGKTDNWPKQDENNLEKSSEQDSADSKLEGFLEICRDGSTAEWAIKDGRVVRSDLPELACTPPSLGDRHDVTTLSAQEELLMVFDEELAYHSYTTFAKLIGTDTLERCLKNSETIRALCSKYRQANLISSPLHTTRPDKRFQSSLSDEPLTRKTIDIPSRPDVAMDHISNSNSFGSNVTLVGNRIDVSNACESAGQVDGFGVVAYKMDAGNKSERHLRGDWLIYWEHEIGRADKDARFNLKQIKLQTFVGHSHSVKSIHCLDNENSFMSGSKDKTVRLWSLRNQGDGNAVTQCNWTYTGHKKGVLSLTFLESLRLAVSTDSVVHIWDPFMESVVCQLDGPRWQAAVSIVRALPGPASAVLAATTDATLRVLDARAPAQPHELKVVAGGASFIRCMCVSPSGAWACVGLASGALALLDVRTGGTRASWRAHDGEVLRLAAVDDHRVLSSGLDQVTALWRVDDGELIAHLKGSTEPVHCLSVYYDELISGTTNNRIGVHTSLDQDASFSSTKLRSDTFKGVLTCMSVLPLNRLLLLGSDNGTISLLC comes from the exons ATGGATGAAATATCAAAAGAATTAGACATAAATAAGAAAGATATTTTTACCACCGCTTCACCAAATTTATTCGCGGTCGTTGTTCATAATAGTTGGTTAACATGGTTCAAAAACGCAGAAGTTTCTAATTGTGTTGAAAAAGAATTGGGTTTGACACTGCAACCTGGTGAAAGTGTTCCTTATCCAtggagaaaaatatttattagg gttttaagtaaaaaagtatCTAAAGTATTACCACTTCcacgatataaattaaatgagaaTATAGTTGAGACACCGTTAACGTTCGCCCAACTGCTACAGTATGTCTCTCAGAGTAATCAGCGTAACTTATGGAAAGAGTCCTATAagaaatattgtcaaaataatgAAAGTATCAAGGATAGTACCATAGTAAGTCTCTTAGAACATGACCAATTGGTGGCGGAAGTGATATTAAGACTGTATGGCTGTCATATAATAAGAGTCAGATCAGCAGGAAAATTTACTTACTACAAGGAATCAACTAGCAAACATGTCTTGAAATCATATGAGACTCATGCAAATTTATTAGCAGCTATGTTTGTActagaaacaaataataattactttattgtgTACAGGGgacattatgaaaataatttattagattgCCTTAACTTTAGTCCAAATTTAGTAGATAAGACATATGCCAGAGGTTTGTTTATTGTATACCAGTTACTAAGTGTTTCTAAGGCTCTTTCGGACCGAGGACTAAGTCTGGGTACTCTTAAattacaagatatatatatgtctgAGGATCTGTGGCTTCAAATTATTCCACCAATTACTAACAATATCCATTGCATTGACCCAGCATTGATATGTGAGCAAAATAGAAATAGACATACCTCTTGCCAAAGTACTCAACTAAACAGTGAAAATACtcaaaaaaaagaagaggagtGGTGTTGGAGGAGTGATGCCGTGCAATTGGAGAAGTTGTGTATGCTCTGGGTGAGAGGCAGGATATCTAACTTAGATTACTTGTTGCATTTAAATGTGTTAGCAGGGAGATCTGCTAATGACCCACAGGCTCATTTTATGGTTCCCTGGGTTACTGATTTCAGTTCTAGATGTG GACGCAACTGGCGAGACTTGAGCAAATCAAAATATCGCTTAAACAAAGGTGATCGTCAGCTGGATATGACTTATGATGTCCTTAGTTGTAACGGTCAGATCCCACACCATGTCACAGATGCCCTATCTGACATCacatgttatgtttatttagcTCGcag aACTCCAAAGGACACTCTCTGCAAATATGTGCGTAATAAATGGGTGCCAGCAGAGTACCCTGCTTCAATTCAACGCATGCAAGAATGGACTCCTGATGAATGCATACCAGAATTTTACACGGACCCTACAGTCTTCAAGAGTATGCATGAAGATTTGCCG gaCTTGGGCATACCGTCCTGGGCGACTTGTGTCGAAGATTTTATAACGAAACATCGAGAAGCTTTGGAAAGTACGCACGTGTCCGAAAACCTTCATCATTGGATTGATATAACTTTTGGTTATAA AATGTCGGGATCGGCAGCGGTGAAAGCAAAAAACGTGTGCCTGTCGCTCGTGGACGGCAGCACGCGCacgcggcgcggcgcggccgTGCAGCTGCTGGGCGCGCCGCACCCGCCGCGCCGCctgcgcgcgccgccgcccgcgccgccgcgtCTGCGCTGGACGGCGCCGAGAGACGCCA aaaaatccGTCCGTGATAGTTCCGATGAGGTATCTGACGATGAAGAAGAATCGAGCAGTCTTCCACAGCATGTATCCCGTTTAACCGTCCCAGTTCAAAGAGTTCGCCGTCACAAAAGTGCTAGTAGAGCACGTTCGTTATGTAAGGGGCAAGAAGAAGATATTTCAAATAGTGAGAACCGGGCTTCGTCCCACTCCAGACACTATAGAGTCCAGCGTTCTGAACTTGGTAAAGATATAATATACTTGCCCAAAGAGTTCAATCCCGCTGCATCAATTCAAGCATTAGAAGCGCTTGACAATTTTCATACTAAATGTTTCTTTAGCAAAGCGGAAGATAAAGACAAACAAAAGGACTCCGTAACAAAAAATCCTTATCCAGTTCCAcaagaaacaaaagaaaacggACATCCATCCTCTAGTAGGGAAGCATTAGAAGAGACGGCTTTTACGAATCACATGTTCCTTGCGTCCTACAATCAGGGTTATTTGAAAAAGTTTAGTCATGATAATTTAGAGATAAGAAAAGAGAGAAAAAATAGAATGTTCAATACTCGTGACACGACCGATGCAGCCGTATTTAAGCAATTTGTAACCGAGAGTCGACGGCAAGACATGCTCGTGATTGGGTGCCTTATTGTTGAAATATTCTTACATACCTATATGCGTCCCTTAAGATTATCGAACGAAAATTTTCTAGAAAGATATAAAAGTTGcagaacaatattaaaatataattttaattcgatGCCGAAATGTGTTAGCTACGTAGCGTCGTTGCTTTTAAACGTTGAACCTCCAAGCTTGAGCTTAAAGAATGAAATTACACTTTCTAGGGAAGAaccaactaaaaatataatcgtcACAGATAAAGGCTTGCCACCGCCTACACTCTCTCAGTTGTTACAGCCTCTTTTAATGCAACATTTAATACCCTTTCCACAAAGTTTTAGTGTATTATATAGCCTCATTAGTACGATACATGAATACGAGCTAACAAACAATGAACTCCAAATACTCTATACTTACGAATGTGATGGTAGCCAATGTGAAATTTATCAAAACATTGACAAGACTAAACTTTACTTTACACAGAAAATAGCGGAAGGGAAAATACAAGCTTGTATCAATCATTTAGGAATTCTATTGAATCAAGTTACTAATGACAACCAATTTAATGTTCTTGATATTTTTctccaatattatatacaaatgctCGAAAATAAAGAGACTTCTGTGCTCGCTGCGTGGCACTTGTTTGATGTGATAAGTAAAGCATTAGGTCCTTCGGAGACAAACAAGAAACTCTTGAGACATATATTGAATCTCTATGAAGATGACGAATATGTCTACGATAAGTCAGATCAACATAAGTTGACAGATGTTGACGCTATCACGAGCTCAAGTTTGGCGAGTAAACAGAAGTACGTTAAACTGTATCACCATATATTTCTTCTCCAATTAATGGTCAGATTGGGCCTTCAGTGTTTCTTAGATAATTTTACACAACATTTAGTAGAAGCAGTTGGTGGGTACAAAGATACTGTGAGTACTGAAAGTGGATCTCCTGGCCATCTTTGTCACAATCGAGCAACTTTAAGCAAGAAGCCAAGATACTCTGATGATAATCTTAAGAATGCTTTAATTAATACTTCCGATATGTTTTCTCCTGATACCTCTTATGGATCTGAACACGTCGTCACTCCAAACATAGACAAAAGCATTTCGGATGTGAATGATGTAACGAAAGAAAAAGATCACGATAGTCGAAGTGAGAACGAGTTATTCCATTTCGAAAATGATAAGGACAGAAATCCAAGTCGAAACAGCAGAAGTAAATCTCCGACTGGTTCTTTGGATTCAAACAACAAAGACTCTAATTTAATTCCGTCTCCTTCACCAACAGCAGAGTACATTTCACCAGGTAATTCGAGATTCTTTACGAACATTTCGTCAACGAATTCGAAAGAAAGTAGTGCAATAACTGATGAAAATCAAGATACAACTTCggattcaaataaaatacttccGTCACCGACCATTGAAATACCAAGACCTATGTTTACCAGTTATTTGCATTTTGCTGAAGATGATCAAAAGTCAGATAGCGTGGAATCAACAAACGAACCTCTGTTACGACACATTAAGAGTTTAGACTTCACTCGGAATGTAGCAAATAAAGTTGTTAACATATCTCTAGGGAATGAAGAGGACAATGAACGTgacgataaaaataatacggACTATAAAATATCAGACATGAGTTCCGAAAGTCTCATATGGCTGTCGCACAGACTTGGTCCAGTGCTTACATGTAGATATATCACAAGGAATCTGCTAAAGATGCTGACTCTATGTTATATCGGTAAAGAAAACTTGGCACCCTGGGATGGAGATGAAAAGGatgaatttgatgaaatatCGATAGTGAACAGTAAAGTCGTCGGCGATAGAAACGCAATGAAAGTCATTAAATGTCTGACTTCTATTGTCG CTATGTATGGAGAGCatctaataatatttcagtatctCCCACACATGGGGGAACTGATCGCGTCCTGTAGGCGTCGGTTGTCCACGCCGCTGGAGGGCGGAGTGGTGGCTTGTTTGCAGCTTATAAAGTATCTTCTGCCATTTATATCAGATGTCAAGGTCATGGAACAATTGCAA GACACGTTCCTGAAGTCGATCCTGCAGCCGGCGCTGCGGCTGGCGTCCACGGCGCGCTGCGCGTACCCGAGCGGCGCGCGGGCGCGCGGCGCGCTGTGCCGCAAGCTGCTGGGCGCGCTGCACGCCGTGGCGCTGCGCGTGGGGCCCGAGATGACGCGCCGCCATCTCTGCGTGCCCGCGCTGCAGAG attttttttagcGTTCGATAAAGCGAGTGGGAAAACTGATAATTGGCCGAAACAGGATGAAAATAATCTCGAAAAG TCGTCGGAGCAGGACTCGGCGGATTCGAAACTAGAGGGGTTCCTGGAGATATGTCGCGACGGCAGTACGGCGGAGTGGGCTATTAAGGACGGCCGTGTTGTTCGGTCTGATTTACCAGAACTAGCGTGCACTCCCCCTTCCTTGGGCGACCGGCATGACGTCACTACTCTCTCA GCACAAGAAGAGCTATTAATGGTGTTTGACGAAGAGCTCGCGTATCATTCGTACACGACATTCGCGAAGCTGATCGGCACAGATACCTTGGAGAGGTGTTTGAAGAACAGTGAGACTATTCGAGCATTGTGTTCGAAGTACAGACAGGCGAATTTAATCAG TTCACCCCTTCACACGACACGTCCAGACAAACGTTTTCAATCCTCGCTCAGCGACGAGCCCCTGACCCGTAAAACGATAGATATACCGTCCAGACCAGATGTAGCCATGGACCACATCTCCAACTCAAATAGCTTCGGTTCGAACGTCACGCTGGTGGGCAACAGGATAGATGTCAGTAACGCGTGCGAGAGTGCGGGTCAGGTCGACGGGTTTGGTGTCGTCGCTTATAAAATGGATGCTGGGAACAAGAGCGAGAG GCACCTTCGGGGCGATTGGCTGATATATTGGGAGCACGAAATCGGTCGGGCCGACAAAGACGCGCGGTTCAACTTGAAGCAGATTAAGTTACAAACATTCGTTGGACACTCGCATTCGGTTAAGTCTATACATTGTTTAGACAATGAGAACAGTTTCATGAGCGGTTCCAAGGACAAGACCGTTAGACTTTGGTCTTTAAGGAATcag gGTGACGGTAACGCGGTGACTCAGTGCAATTGGACTTACACCGGTCATAAGAAAGGCGTCCTGTCCCTGACGTTCCTGGAGTCGCTCCGCCTGGCCGTCTCCACCGACTCCGTGGTTCACATATGGGATCCGTTCATGGAGAGTGTCGTGTGTCAG CTGGACGGCCCGCGCTGGCAGGCGGCCGTGAGCATCGTGCGCGCGCTGCCCGGGCCGGCGAGCGCCGTGCTGGCCGCCACCACCGACGCCACGCTGCGCGTGCTGGACGCGCGCGCGCCCGCGCAGCCGCACGAGCTCAAG GTGGTGGCGGGCGGCGCGTCCTTCATCCGCTGCATGTGCGTGAGCCCGAGCGGCGCGTGGGCGTGCGTGGGGCTGGCGAGCGGCGCGCTGGCGCTGCTGGACGTGCGCACGGGCGGCACGCGCGCCTCGTGGCGGGCGCACGACGGGGAG GTGCTCCGGTTGGCGGCGGTGGATGACCACCGAGTTCTGAGCTCCGGTCTGGACCAGGTCACGGCTCTCTGGCGAGTCGACGACGGTGAACTGATAGCGCATCTAaa GGGCAGTACGGAACCGGTTCATTGTTTATCCGTCTATTATGATGAACTGATCTCGGGAACAACGAACAATCGAATCGGTGTCCACACTTCTTTGGACCAGGATGCTTCTTTCTCGAGCACCAAGTTGAGATCGGACACGTTCAAAGGAGTTCTCACTTGTATGTCAGTTCTACCTTTGAATCGACTACTGTTGCTCGGCAGTGATAATGGTACCATAAGTTTGCTGTGTTGA